The sequence below is a genomic window from Clostridium putrefaciens.
CCCTGGGTGCCTATTCTTAAAAATTCAGGATCTTTATTAAAAAAACCAATTATCTTATCTGGAAATGCTTGAATTAATATAAACCCTATAATGGCAATTATAGTTGCTACTGCTACCGCTGTCTTTAAGGTATCTTTTACTCTCTTATGGTTTCCTGCTCCATAATTAAATCCGATTATAGGCTGAGATCCTTGATTTAATCCAAACATAGGCATTAAAAATATAAGTGCCACACTATTTATAACCGCCATAGCACCTATAGCTAAATCACCGCCATTAGACTTTAAAGCCTTGTTTGCCGTTATTGCAACTAAACTTGCTGCAATCTGCATGGAAAAAGGTGCTACACCTATAGAAAATATATTACTTACAACCTTTTTATCTAACTTCATGTTTCTTTTCTTTATCTTTATAGTACTTTTCTTTCCTAAAAAGTAACTTAATACCCATGTTGCTGAGACTATTTGGGATATAACTGTTGCAATTGCAGCTCCCTTAATTCCCATATTAAATGTAAATATCAATATAGGATCTAATATAGTATTAATCAATGCTCCTATTAGCATAGTTATCATAGCCATCTTAGGGTTTCCTTCAGCTCTTATAAGACTATTCATAGAAAATGCCATTGAATTAAATATGGTTCCCATAATGATTATATCTATATACTCTTTTGCATATCCAAATGTTTCTCCACTCGATCCCAAAACCTTAAGTAATGGTCCAACAAAGATAAGACCTAAAATTGTAATTGCTATACTTATTATTACATTTAAAACAAATGCGTTACCTACAATCTTTTCAGCTTCCTTGAACTTCTTTTTACCAAGCTTTATGGACATAGCTGCCCCAGAACCTATCCCAACTAACATTCCAAAAGCCATTATCATTGTTGTTATAGGTAGTGTTAATCCAACTCCTGTTATAGCTATATGCCCTACATCTTTTATATGTCCTATGTAAAGTCTATCTACTATATTATAAAAAGCATTCACTAACATTCCAACAATAGCTGGAATAGAAAATTTAGCAAGTAGTTCCCCTATTGGCTCTATACCAAGCCTCTTTTGTCTATCAAACTCCATATTATCTCTCCTTTATTAAAACCTCTTTTTGGTTATCAACCATTCTTTTGAATAAATTTAAAAGAGTATTCTTTTCATCTTCAGTAAAATCCGAGGAAATGATCTTACTCCAGCTTTTTAGTATAACAAAAAATTCATCTTCAATACCTAAAGCCTTTTCTGTTACAAAAACCTTTCGAATTCTTTTATCCTTTAAATCTACCTCTCTTTTTATATATCCCTCTTCTTCTAACCTTTTTAAGGCTCTTGCTGTAGTTCCTTTATCCATTAAAAGATTGTTACTTATACATTCTTGGCTAACTCCATTATGTTCAAATACATAAGATAAAAATCCAAATTGTCCACTGCCTATATTAAATTTAGCAAACTCCTTTGAGTAATGAATTCCACCTAATCTATATAATATTGATATATAATGTCCTATAGTTTTACCATAATAAACTTTATTATCTTTACCCATAATCCCTCCTAAAAAAAATAATAGTTGCATGAGCAACCATTATTTTAATATAAAACAGTTGTTAATGCAACTATAATTTAAAACCTTTTATATCCCTAATGAAAATAAATATATACCAAGAAGAATTATAAGTACTCCAAGAAACAATCTTAATATATTTCCAACTTTAACTGTCTTTGGTGAACTACTCAAATGTTCTACAAATCCAACTGAAGTACCTGCTAATATTATTAGAGCGCAATGTCCAAGCGAATACAATAAAAGCATCCCTATACCTAAAGTTATATTAGCCTTACCTGCAACAAAGGTTAATATAGCTGCTAATACCGGTGTGGCACAAGGTGAAGACAGAGCCCCACCTAAAATACCTAGTACAAAAGCGCCAAAGAAGCCTTTTCTCTTGTTAGGTATCTTGCAACTATCTTTAGACTTTCCTATATTTACAACTCCCAAAAGTTGTAATCCACTTAATATCATTATACCAGCTAATACTATATACCAAAGCCTCCCAGCTCCTGAGAAGAACCTTCCAAGCACTGCAGATAAAACCCCGATTAAAGTGAATGTAAATATAATACCCAAACTAAATACTAGTGAATACTTAAACGCAACCTTTTTATCTTTTACTTTATTGCCTTCCATATATCCAACAATTAAAGGTACTGAAGACAATACACAAGGGCTAAATGAAGATACGATTCCTGCAACAAAAGACATAACAAGCGCAATCCAAACACTACTACTAATTACATTGTTAAAATCTGAAAGAAAACTATTCATCTGCCACTACCCCCATAGAGTTAAATACCTTCTCTATGTCTTCTATTGGAAGCATGCCTTCATATCTGCCCTTTATCTTTTTATCTTTATCAAGAAATATAAATGTAGGCATAAGTCTTACTTTATATCTTTGTGCTAAATCATTATTCTCTGGTGACTCAATATTTACTTTTTTAACTTTAACCTTATCTCCATATTTATTATGAAATTCTTCTAAAATCGGCTCCATGCGCCTACATGCAGGACACGTAGGTGACCCTAGTTCTAAAAGAATTGGTATATCACTATCTTTATCGTCATCCGGGTTATACCTTTCAAAAGCTATACCTTTTTTCTCATCCTTGTCTTTAATATTATTTTTATTAGACCCTTTAGCATAATATACACCAAACAGGGCTAAAGCAATTACAAGTACTATTAAAAGTTTTATCCATCTTTTCAAATTAACACTTCCTTTCTATACCCTCATACGGTATATATTAAAGTAAAGTGAGTACTATGTCAATTAATTAAAATATATAAGTATATCTTTTAATTAGAAATTAGTTGAATTTATTATTGAAATTTATCTTTATTAAAAAAGGTTAGTAAAAATGCATTAATACATTTTTACTAACCTTTTAATTACTTTTTACAAGAATCTCTTTCCACTAATATATATGGAAGTTCAAAATGCTTTTGATCTAATTCTTTTTCTTTATTATTTACAAGTTTTATAAGCATTCTCATAGCTACAGACCCCATATCATACATTGGCTGAGATATAGTTGTAAGCTTTGGATAAAATATAGATGCTAAGTATAAATCATTAAAACCTACTACATCAATATCCTCTGGAACTAATATACCTTTCGATCTTAGTGCATTTATAGCCCCCATAGCAATCTCATCTGACGCACAAAATATAGCATCTATATTTTCCTTTTCTATAAACTTTTCCACTCCTTCATAGCCTGTTTGAGCTTTTAAGTCCCCAAAGTGTACTAAATCTTCATTAAAGCTTAATTCACTTTGTTGTATAGCTTCTTTATATCCAAAATACCTTAAACTCCAAGCATTCTTAACATTTTTAGGAGTACCTATGTAAGCTATACTTTTATTGCCTTTATCTATAAGATACCTTGTAGCATCAT
It includes:
- a CDS encoding LacI family DNA-binding transcriptional regulator, which translates into the protein MASSIKDVAREAGVSIATVSRVLNDVDVVNEDTKKKVVEAIKKLAYRPNIVARSLKTQKTKTIGILIPDISNQFYPEIVRGIEDVANIYDYNVMLCNSDSDLEKEKEYLRVLKEKMIDGVLYMSTSLEPEILDLIKELELSTVLVESKDEEGDLPSVTIDNKQASYDATRYLIDKGNKSIAYIGTPKNVKNAWSLRYFGYKEAIQQSELSFNEDLVHFGDLKAQTGYEGVEKFIEKENIDAIFCASDEIAMGAINALRSKGILVPEDIDVVGFNDLYLASIFYPKLTTISQPMYDMGSVAMRMLIKLVNNKEKELDQKHFELPYILVERDSCKK
- a CDS encoding thioredoxin family protein; translation: MKRWIKLLIVLVIALALFGVYYAKGSNKNNIKDKDEKKGIAFERYNPDDDKDSDIPILLELGSPTCPACRRMEPILEEFHNKYGDKVKVKKVNIESPENNDLAQRYKVRLMPTFIFLDKDKKIKGRYEGMLPIEDIEKVFNSMGVVADE
- a CDS encoding cytochrome c biogenesis CcdA family protein gives rise to the protein MNSFLSDFNNVISSSVWIALVMSFVAGIVSSFSPCVLSSVPLIVGYMEGNKVKDKKVAFKYSLVFSLGIIFTFTLIGVLSAVLGRFFSGAGRLWYIVLAGIMILSGLQLLGVVNIGKSKDSCKIPNKRKGFFGAFVLGILGGALSSPCATPVLAAILTFVAGKANITLGIGMLLLYSLGHCALIILAGTSVGFVEHLSSSPKTVKVGNILRLFLGVLIILLGIYLFSLGI
- a CDS encoding MATE family efflux transporter, translating into MEFDRQKRLGIEPIGELLAKFSIPAIVGMLVNAFYNIVDRLYIGHIKDVGHIAITGVGLTLPITTMIMAFGMLVGIGSGAAMSIKLGKKKFKEAEKIVGNAFVLNVIISIAITILGLIFVGPLLKVLGSSGETFGYAKEYIDIIIMGTIFNSMAFSMNSLIRAEGNPKMAMITMLIGALINTILDPILIFTFNMGIKGAAIATVISQIVSATWVLSYFLGKKSTIKIKKRNMKLDKKVVSNIFSIGVAPFSMQIAASLVAITANKALKSNGGDLAIGAMAVINSVALIFLMPMFGLNQGSQPIIGFNYGAGNHKRVKDTLKTAVAVATIIAIIGFILIQAFPDKIIGFFNKDPEFLRIGTQGIKIYLFMMPVIGFQIVSSSYFQAVGKSRLAMFLGMLRQVILLIPLLIILPNIKGLGLIGVWLAGPISDVLASIITGILVVKEMRSLNIAHNESIVQDSKSA
- a CDS encoding MarR family winged helix-turn-helix transcriptional regulator, yielding MGKDNKVYYGKTIGHYISILYRLGGIHYSKEFAKFNIGSGQFGFLSYVFEHNGVSQECISNNLLMDKGTTARALKRLEEEGYIKREVDLKDKRIRKVFVTEKALGIEDEFFVILKSWSKIISSDFTEDEKNTLLNLFKRMVDNQKEVLIKER